TCGGGCGTGGCCGCGGCGAAGTTGCCGCCCATCGCGAAGAACACGCTGGCGCGGCCGTCGTGCATCGCTTCGATCGCGGCGATGGTGTCGTGGCCGTGCGCGCGTGGCGGCTGGAAATCGAACTCGGCGCCGAGGCGGTCGAGGAATGCCGGCGAGGGCTGCTCGTAGATGCCCATCGTGCGGTCGCCCTGCACGTTGGAATGGCCGCGCACCGGGCACGGCCCCGCACCCGGCCGGCCGATGTTGCCGCGCAACAGCAGCAGGTTGGCCAGCATCTGGATCGTGGCGACGCTGCGCGCATGCTGGGTGATGCCCATGCCCCAGCACAGGATCGTCGCCGGGCTGTCGATGTAGGTCTGCGCGGCGTGTTCGAGCTCGCCGCGGGTCAGCCCCGACTCGCGTTCCAGCGCGTCCCAGCCGGTTGCGCGCAACGATGCTGCGAAGTGCTCGAAGCCGCTGGTGTGCGCGGCGATGAAGTCGGCATCGACTGCGCCACGCTCGACCACGACCTTGGCCAGTGCCGTCGCCACCGCGAGGTCACCGCCGATGCGCGGCTGGTAGTACTCCGAGGCGATGCGCGTGCCGCTGCCGCCGAGCATGTCGGACGGCGACTGCGGGTTGGCGAATCGTTCCAGCCCGCGCTCGCGCAGCGGGTTGAACACGACGATGCGGCAGCCGCGGCGCGCGGCCGTGCGCAGCTCGCCGAGCATGCGCGGATGGTTGGTGCCGGGGTTCTGGCCGAAGATGAAGATCGCGTCGCTCTGCTCGAAGTCCTCGAGCGTGACCGAGCCCTTGCCGCTGCCGAGCTGTTCGGTCAGCGCCACGCCCGAGGCCTCGTGGCACATGTTCGAGCAGTCGGGCAGGTTGTTGGTGCCGTACTCGCGCACGAACAGCTGGTAGAGGAACGCGGCCTCGTTGGATGTGCGGCCGGAGGTGTAGAAGATGGCTTCGTCGGGAGAGGGCAGGGCGTTGAGCGAATCGGCGACCATCGCGAACGCATCGTCCCAGCCGATCGGGCGGTAGTGGTCGCTGCTCGCGTCGTAGGCCATCGGTTGGGTCAGGCGGCCCTGCGCTTCGAGCAGGCGGTCCTCCCACTGCGCCAGCTCGCTGACGCTGTTGTCGGCGAAGAACTCGCGCGTCACCCGCTTCGACGTCGCCTCGTTGGCAACCGCCTTGACCCCGTTCTCGCAGAACTCGAACGTCGAATGCACGTTGCGGTCCGGCCAGGCGCAACCCGGGCAGTCGAAGCCGCGCGGCTGGTTGGCGCGCAGCAGGGTATTGGCGCCCTTGACCAGCACTTGCTGCTCGCGCAAGGCGTGCCAGGAGCTCTTCAGTGCGTCCCAGCCACCGGCGGGCTTGTCGTAAGGGTCGATGGGCTTGTTGTCGGACATGGCGTGGTTGCGTGCGTCGAATTCGTCGGCCTGTGCCGCCTGCGCAGATCATAGGCCTGTTGGCGTGTGCGCGACTTGCTGCCGGTCAGGCTTCGGTGCGCCTGAAAAGCGTGGCATAGTCGCGCCCGAAGCAATCCGGGGAGTCGACGATGCGTGGTTCCGACAAGCGTCCAGGTAGGGCAATCGTGTTGCTGCTGGCGCTGTGCATGGCCACGCCGGTGTTCGCTGCAGCGTGCCCGCCGGGCGACTGGACCGTGGAGAAACTCGACGCGCTGAAGCAGTCGCAGTTCGCGGTTGCCGATGCCGGTGAGCGCGCCACGCTGGCCATGGGCCTGCTGGAGTGCCTGGGCGAAACCGATCCGCAGCTGCGCGACGGCATTGCCTACGAGGGACTGTCGGCGTGGATGCGCAAGGGTGAACTGGCGCCGGAGACGCTGCGGCCGATGCGCGAACGCCTGTACGCGATGCTTGCCGAGCCCGATCCCGACGGTGTGCGCTGGCCGTTCGCGGCGCTGGTGCTGGCCGAGGTCGCGCGCACCGATCGCACCACGCCATGGATGACGCCGGCGGAGCGGGCGACGATGGTGGTGCGGGCGGCGGCGTACTTCGAGTCGGTGCGTGACTACCGCGGCTTCGAGGCCGATGTCGGCTGGCGCCACGGCATTGCACACGGCGCCGACTGGCTCGGGCAGCTGAGCCTGAATCCGGCCCTGGACGGGCCGCAGTTGAACCGCATCGTCGATGCGGTGGCGGTGCAGGTGGTTCCCGCCAGCGCGAATGCGTACGTGTTCGGCGAGCCCCAGCGGATGGCGGCGCCGGTGTTGTATGCGGCGCAGCGCGGTATCCGCGACGAGGCGGCGTGGTCGGCCTGGTTCAAGGCGTTCGTGCCGCGAATCGGCGAGCCGGCGCTGGCATGGCGCGACAGCGCGTGGCTGGCACGTCGGCACGATCTGAATGCGTTCCTGGAGGCGGTCTATGTCGAGGCCGACCTGTCCGGGGACAAGCGCGTGAAGGCGCTGCTGCCCGGCGTGGCCGCCACCCTCAAGGCGCTGCCCTGACGGACGCGCGCTGGCAGTAGTGCAGGGAGGCTAGTCCTCCTCGGTGTCGAACTCCACCAGCACGTCCAGGTCGAAGGCGAGCGCTTCGACGGCATCGCGCACGCGCGCGGCCGTCGCCAGGTTGGGCGCCTCGATCTCCAGCGCGTGTTGCCCAGGGCCCTGGTCATCGATGAGGCCGGCGGAACTCGAATCGTCGTCGTCCAGGTGCGACATCAGGTCGTCGACCTCCTCGATGTGCTCGATGCCATCCAGGCTGGTGAGGAGGTTGCTGATGGCGCGGACACTGTCGTCGCTGCCGGTCACTCGAAGACGCATCAAGGGCATGGCACGGGCCTTCCGGAAGGGGCATTAGGAGGCTATTGAGCGGCGGGATAAGACGGCGTGATGGTGCGCCCGGCTGCAGCGCGACGCAGGGAGTTTCCGCCGCGTAGGCGTATTGATCGACGAGTTCTTCAGTGACGGCAGGCAGCTGCGAACAAAACCGTAGCCCCGTAGCCCGGGTAAGCAAAGCGCACCCGGGATAGCCCGCCCCCCGGATGCGCCTGTAGCCTGACTATCGGATCAGCGCTTGGTCTTCGGCTTCGCCTTCGACTTTGCTGCCGGCGCCGCCTTCACCGGCTTCGGCGGCGGTGCCCGCGTCGGCAGCGGCACGTTGCACAGGTCGATGTGACCGGCCATGTGCTTGTACCACTCGTCGCGACGGTTGCGCCGCGACTCGACCAGGTCGGTGAACAGCGGCGTGTCGGTACGCAGTACCTCGATCGCGACGCGGTCCTTCTTCGGCACATCGGCCGCCAGGCGCACCGAGCGGATCGGCGTGCGCTGCGAAGGCTGCTCGTAGAAGCCCAGCGGACCGGTACCGCGCGGCAGCACCGACAGCAGCTCGATGCCCTTGATCACGCGGCCGACGAGGGTGATGTTGCGATCGAGCTGGCGCGGCGACTGGCCGGTGACGACATACAGCTCGGTCGCGTTGCTCGAATCGGCGGCGACATCGCGGCCGGCACCGACGGCGCCATAGCAGTGCGCCATCCAGGCGGTATTGGTGGCCGGATCGCGACCGGCCGGGAAGCCGTTGGAAAATCCGACCTGCGGCGCCCAGCCATCGGCATCGGGCAGCCGGTCGAAGGGCAGGCCATCGGACTTGCGTGCGAACTCCGCCGGCAACTGCGCCTTGGTGCCGCGACCCATCGGCTTGCGGTCCTTGTCTTCCTCGGCCGGGTCACCCCACTGCACGACGAAGTTGTCCTGCGAACGGTTGATGCTCATGCCGTTCCAGTAGCCGTTCTTGGCC
Above is a genomic segment from Lysobacter sp. S4-A87 containing:
- a CDS encoding FdhF/YdeP family oxidoreductase produces the protein MSDNKPIDPYDKPAGGWDALKSSWHALREQQVLVKGANTLLRANQPRGFDCPGCAWPDRNVHSTFEFCENGVKAVANEATSKRVTREFFADNSVSELAQWEDRLLEAQGRLTQPMAYDASSDHYRPIGWDDAFAMVADSLNALPSPDEAIFYTSGRTSNEAAFLYQLFVREYGTNNLPDCSNMCHEASGVALTEQLGSGKGSVTLEDFEQSDAIFIFGQNPGTNHPRMLGELRTAARRGCRIVVFNPLRERGLERFANPQSPSDMLGGSGTRIASEYYQPRIGGDLAVATALAKVVVERGAVDADFIAAHTSGFEHFAASLRATGWDALERESGLTRGELEHAAQTYIDSPATILCWGMGITQHARSVATIQMLANLLLLRGNIGRPGAGPCPVRGHSNVQGDRTMGIYEQPSPAFLDRLGAEFDFQPPRAHGHDTIAAIEAMHDGRASVFFAMGGNFAAATPDSARVIEALRRCQLTVHVSTKLNRSHLVHGRQALILPCLGRTEIDLQASGPQAVTVEDSMSMVHLSSGMNPPASDQLLSEPAIVARLAAATLPRSRTPWLWLVEDYDRIRDRIARVIDGFADFNSRVRASGGFHLHHPGRERVFPTASGKATFHAHPLLHTVDDKGGGADGKLFTLMTVRSHDQYNTTVYGLDDRYRGVHGLRRACFINAADLRRLGFYDGDLVDITSVWSDGERTVTGFRLVEYDIPEGCLASYFPETNALVPLDHHAERARTPASKSIPVRLGRSAMA
- a CDS encoding peptidylprolyl isomerase, with the translated sequence MQDILDASAPSDWRVPDPKNTLYMDLDSGRVVIELAPAFAPAHVGNIRALAKNGYWNGMSINRSQDNFVVQWGDPAEEDKDRKPMGRGTKAQLPAEFARKSDGLPFDRLPDADGWAPQVGFSNGFPAGRDPATNTAWMAHCYGAVGAGRDVAADSSNATELYVVTGQSPRQLDRNITLVGRVIKGIELLSVLPRGTGPLGFYEQPSQRTPIRSVRLAADVPKKDRVAIEVLRTDTPLFTDLVESRRNRRDEWYKHMAGHIDLCNVPLPTRAPPPKPVKAAPAAKSKAKPKTKR
- a CDS encoding DUF2785 domain-containing protein, which produces MRGSDKRPGRAIVLLLALCMATPVFAAACPPGDWTVEKLDALKQSQFAVADAGERATLAMGLLECLGETDPQLRDGIAYEGLSAWMRKGELAPETLRPMRERLYAMLAEPDPDGVRWPFAALVLAEVARTDRTTPWMTPAERATMVVRAAAYFESVRDYRGFEADVGWRHGIAHGADWLGQLSLNPALDGPQLNRIVDAVAVQVVPASANAYVFGEPQRMAAPVLYAAQRGIRDEAAWSAWFKAFVPRIGEPALAWRDSAWLARRHDLNAFLEAVYVEADLSGDKRVKALLPGVAATLKALP